AAGTACGAATCAGATGATtcaatgatatttttaattaatatacCAACCGATATACAACGTGTATCCTTTTCTTGGCTTTCTCAGAAAATGCACATTTAAATAAGAATGGCGGAGAGGGAGAGAGACAGGATGAGCAAAGTATATTACAAAAGATTAAGGCGTTGTATACTAACAAGTACTTCGTCCTTTACGGGGTACTGTCCTTCTGTGTTGATATGGTCATCCTCGTACCCTTCTTCATGATTCCTATAATAGCGGCCGCTATTGGACTGTCGTCAAGGCAACAAGCAATGATCATAACAGCCGCCGGAATAGCAAGTGAGTATGCTTGAGGCCATTCTGATGTTGAATCTCGTTTCCCTGATAATAATTTCTAAGggatttttattttgtatagaCAACATGGTAGACTAAACTTTTGCTCTATTTTACTCTAAGAATCCGGGATCATAATGAAATCTTGTCCAGGCCATCTCAGATCGTATTATTCCTGTTTTCTGGTCCCACGTAAATCCGCCTTTATGTCAGCAGTAGGGAAACTGTGTTTgataaatttacaaaaaaactGAGTTTACAATTTAGTAGCAATACACCACAGCACAGCTATTTCGGCTTGCAGGGATCGTGATAGAAGGGCACAAACGTGAGGACATccacatcaaataaaaaaatattgaaggCGAGATACAATCTACTTTCTAATTGAATCAAATTTTTATTGGGATATTTGAATTTGGACAAAATTTGTCGTGTTAAATGCTTTATAAACTTATCCAGGCATCTTCCTACGACCGGCAATAGGAATAGTTGTAGATCGAATAAAGGCATACACAGTCACCGTGATGGGCATTTCCGCAATAATTCTGGGCGTATCCACATTGGGACTGCTTTACCTACAGAACTATGCTGCCTATATCGTATACGGCTGTATATTGGGGACGACTCACGGTAAGGACATTCAGAATGTGCGTTTAACGTTTAAGACGTTAAGGTAACGGAGACCCATTCTGGTAGAGTTGAGCATGGTAGATCCATTGTTACCGATCGCATGTTGAAAGAGGCGACTTATTTGGTAACCCTTTCTGAATTAGGGTGGGATGGGGAGCAAAAGAGATCCAAATATTTTTCCGATTTCCATTtgcaaaataaacatgaaatatacatactGCCATATGTTGacattacataatgtatatatatatagataacaggGATTACTGATCATGTTCGATACTATTCAGATGTTTCGCTTAAACCTACTTCGTTGATCAGTAATATAATGTACCCAgattataattacattaacaGTAACGTTCCTTTACAATTGGCCAACTACAGCAAATTTTGGCGATCAGTTTTAAatcttttatttgtatttatttatctatctatttatttaatCTTTTCAGGAACCTACCTTCTTCTTAAACCCATAGTTCTTGTTGACATAGTTGGAAAAGAATCATACGCGTTAGGACTGGGTTTTTTCAGGTTATTCTCTGGAACAGCCGTCATCACTGGACCTCCAATAGCAGGTGAAgaattaaaaaatcaattatctattatgtattttgtataagCGACCACATACTTAGGGGAATCAAGTTATCAAAATCAAGAGAGAAACCGATATAGAATTCATAAACAAATGTTAAGACATAAACAAAAGATTTACATTAAGAAAGTTAAAAAGGGAGGTGAAGACCAGACGTTCCGAAAGGGCGCACGTCTTCTGGTTCTCCAACGATACCATGAACCCTATAAAATCTTTGTAAAGATTAAGATGGAAAAGAACTATCACAGTACATTTCTAAAACGTTATGTGCACTTGGTACAGAAATTATAACATCGCTCGAGAGTCCAGAAAATCCCATATTAAACTTTAAACGGTACTCAGGTGAAGCTGGTGAATGTAAGTCATCAGGATGCATTTTCAAAACTCTTTTTCCGTTCCATATCTTTTTCCATTTTAGATTCACTTGAAATTGTTTTAAGAATACTTGGATTGTTCTCGTCTTTCACTAGCAGTGTGTTGAGTTCTATTTACGCTGTGTAGAACTTACCATATAGTAAGAACTTGCAGAGGCCGAAAGAACTTTCAATGTCATTCCAAATAAATGTCGATGGATTTATTTTAGTGGTGGCATCGAATTATCGACCTATCTAATACTGGTGAGTTTTTCTGACTACAGGTTGGATAATGGATATCCGTGGACATTTTGACTGGCTGTGTTACTATGGATTAGCTGTGTTTACGTTTGGAGGATGCCTCCTCATCATATTCAACTTTTTCCTCAGAAGACGACATATTGAACAAGAGGAAACTGACTATATTGTTGTGTCTCAGGTGGACATAGCAGACAACCCTGCAAACACAGATATATCATTTACCACAGAAAAAACATCACTCAAATCTGAAAAACAAGCGAACACACCATGATGAGAGTTAGGTTGGATACAAAATTATGTATGTTAGTTTACACTTTacttttcatttctttattgttGCCACATAGTTGATATCGAGAAAAccaattaaattttgaaattaatttgcgctattgttttttttaaactgaaaacAGTTGATTtccataaataataaaaaaaaatacaaacaagaggcacaatgggcctgcatcgctcacatggtcttcacttttttttttattctgtctTTCATTTAATCGAAATAATTTGATTCTAGGCCCTTCAGTAAATCAGAAGGCCTccatgtttaaaacaaactggCCTCTTTAGCATTCAGTACGTTTTTCAAGGTCATTCCTTGTGTAAACTTTGTTGGCTCCATCTCGGGAACCTACCATCCAAATAGTAGGATTCTATGCCTTTTGATTTGTGATAAGTCGTGCGAGtgtttaacaagaggcccaatgggtatgtatcgctcacctggctctacagcaaatttgcagttgattgaggtcatttctacagatactatgatgataaccactttattcaaatatcagagtaagctaggtttattcatgtcaatataattttctagtccttcattccagcatactttTGGCCAAAGATTGGGTCTTGTTGATTCTtggctctaagcatgctacagacaggcccaatatcaagtcactgggcctcttggttattgagaagtcgtttaaagattttagcctatttgacccatgtgaccttgaatgaaggtcaaggtcatctatttaaacaaacttggtagcccttcacccaagcatgctacaggcccaatatcaagtccctgggcctcttggttattgagaaaaagttgtttgaagattatagcctatttgacccatgtgaccttgaatgaaggtcaaggtcatttattttaacaaacttggtagccctttaccccagcatgctacaggcccaatatgaagtccctgggcatcttggttattgagaagaagttgtttaaatgaacaagaggcccTTGGGCCTTAAgggtcacctgagttttgatatatgtaAGCACATTTGgccccctgtgaccttgaacaaaGGTCAcggtcatccatttgaacatgCTAcaacctgatattgggtctctgCGTCTTTTGGTTATCaggaagaagtcatttaaagattttagcatatctggcccctatgaccttgaatgaaggtcaaagttatCCGTTTGggcaaacttggtagcccttcatcccagcatgctacagacataatattaggtctctgggcctattggttatcgagaagaaagtgtttaaagattttagcatatttggcccgtgaccttgaatgaaggtcaaggtcatccatttgaacaaacttggtagcccttcatcataGCATGCTTCAGACCttatattgggtctctgggccttttggttatcaaaaagaagttgtttaaagattttagcatatttgacccgtgaccttgaatgaagatcaaagtcatccacttgaacaaactttgtagccctttatccaagcatgccacacacccaatatcaggtctcttggcctattggttattgagaagttgtctcaggtgacctacaAATGTGTTTTTCACCATGGCTGACCTGAACAGTaccaacacttggtcaggaccatctcaggatcatttcaggtaagtaaGAGCCGAGTCCCACAGGTGGAACccgagaagtttgaaatagggtgttcttcagaaaaaaaacatgattgtacaatcatgttacaaaatggccgccgtggctgccatgcCAAAGGTTTTATGAGGCTGAAAAATAATAGCACTTTGTTCCAattgttggctctccttccttaacatcctcaccgATTTCAAGCttaatggcaccagtggaactggagaagaagtttaagtgttttcaagatggctgtcatggcgaccatcttggattttggacgacccgaaaaatagcaacacttggtcaggaccatcttaGGATCATTTtaggtaagttagagctgaatcccacaggtggaacttgagaaaaagtttgaaatagatgttgttcaggaaaaccatgattgtgtaATCATGTTACACGACCTTAAATCTTGGATGTCGcttatataaaatacaagtGTATAGATAATTGAAGCAATGCAGTAAGAACTATGAAGtgatataacaagaggcccaagggccttaacggtcatctctaaattaaagacccttatactattgtaggatgcattctctgtagcaggtttagtggcactgttggccatggtggccatcttggaatttggatcaacccgaaaaataacacttgatcaagactatctCATGATCagttctggtaagttagagctgaatcccacaggtggaatttgagaggaagtttgaaatagttgttcaggaaaaccatgattgcgcaatcatgttacaaaatggccgccgtcGCTGCCATGTCAAAGCTTTTACGaggtcgaaaaataacaacactttgttggctctcctttccttaacatcctcaccaatttccagctcaattgcaccagtggaactggagaagaagtttaaaatgtgtttttcaagatggtggccatcttggatttctgactgacgcaataaataacaacacttagcCAGGacaatctcaggatcatttctggcaagtaagagctgaatcccattgGTGGAATtcgagaagtttgaaataggtgttgttgcCTAGTCGATCATCAATGGAGATCAGAAAAAATTCCACCAATTCCCATCGCTATTATTTCCACTTCCCCTAAAAAATGTTGTCCTAGTTCAATCCTCTTCTgcatattttttaatcattacaTGATTTAAGGATTAATAAATTTCCATGGTGTTCTTGTAGCCTGCATCGTATCCTGAAAAGCTGGTATGTCAACAAAAGTATGCACAACAATGCTCGACTGAACCAATCTAAAATTTTCCACAGAAGTTATTTCAGCCAGGACAAAACCACATAAAAAACAGAAGcaattaattcaatatttcattcatttttttattattatgagCACAATAGGAAATGTACATTACTTAATGGCtccagttaaaaaaaaaaaggcaaattCCTCTGAACATACTTGatgataaagatatatatatttatatatttacaatacaaaatCTTCAGAAACTCTACAATATTCTATTCACcaggacaaaaaaaaatctggaaTTTCTTCGACTAATGTTCAATGAATTTGTACACATGCACATTTACTACGAATTATtcataataacaataataataataatcataatataCTCAACACAGGTAAGACCAAAGGACACAATGATcataatattaataatgaaaaacaaatcttttttttgtgagcacacatttaaataaatcaaattaaggTGATACACAAAACTAAACGTTGACGTGACCCTTTGATACCTTTCCTAGAATTCAGttctttttgatatttcatcatTCTTAATAGTCCCGTGAAGCTGATGGACCCCGTccaaatttatatatacacattaatgtatattaaGCTATTAAACATAATGCTTTGAATGGGTTATTTACATCTGAATAAAACATGATTTGGAAAAATATTAAATGGATAAGGAAGGAAAATAGACTCAATAATGTGGACCTACTTAAACGTGGTCCTTCATATTGACTTTGGCAAGGGTCCATCAAGTCCACTTGACCTGATAAAGCATCACCTTCAGGTGAGCATTCTGTTATCGCTTTGTAAGGCACCATCTTTGATTAATGTTTTCTATTCAAATCCCCTTTCTAGGAATCTACAGTGAGGAACTTCTGCAACAAAATTCCTCTACATTTGTCCGTTTCCTACAGGAAaccatttttttgtttttttaaacttgATAAGAGTGATCTTACAGACAAGCCCcaatacatatttttatgttttcataCATTactaacacatacatacaacccCTAGGAGAGAAGCTTTAGACGATTGCTGTGTACATTGTTCTGTAGGCTGAGCTCAGGATGATCTAGACTGACATAGGTAAATCTACAAAGCtgacacaaacacacacacacatctcAAAAGCCATGTACAACCGCAGAACAGCATTTCATAAATTGGGATTCTAGtatcaatgtttaaaatatacCAACACTAGAAAGATACACAAGATTCAAAATTTCTCGCTACAAACAAACAGAAGATTTTTGGTAACCATCATTAAACACCAGCAGTGGTGGCCTCCCTATTCCATGTGACAGCAGTCTGCCTGTTCCAGCGCTGACTCCCGAGTAACCTCGAGTCTCCAGCAGCTGTCTAGTAGTTCCAGTTGGAGTTTGCGTATGCCTTGGCACCACCGGCCTTTGCCTGGGTGCTGTTTTGCTGACTGTGTACATGAGAGCCTCGCGATGACCCAGTTGTGGAATCCTGCTGAAATAGTAAAAGGTAAAATTGTGAAAACTACAACATTGAAGTTTTAATACTGATAAGTAACAAAATTACTAAAAGTGTAATTCATTGTAACTATAACTGTACCTTGTTTTTAAACCTATTatgattatgtaatattttagtTATAGCAAGATTGGAGTCTATAATCAAAGACAACCATGTAAGCAGATAGACAATGTGGTCTTTGGCACCACACATTAATCTACATTTGTGCAAAACTGATATTATAGTTAAAGTAGACAAGTTAAATGTGGGtacaaattattatatatataggctaTGGCCTTAACGTGCTGACCTCAGAAATAGTTTGGTGAAATCAATGTTCATCATACGAACGAgactatttatttcatcattgcATCAGCAAACCTAGAAGATTTATTGACAAATGACAAAGAGCTTCAGTCTCCATGATAAATGTGTGATGTCCTATCATCAAACTcaaagtctatatatatatcaacatttaaaaataacgactaccgtaaatattcgcgtatagtgcgcactttttttttaaaaattgacaagtgaaaaagacccctgcgcactatacgcaagtacaagccttttcccagtcagaatgaatgtgatttgactgagatttgtgatcgtttcctttcacagcaggattgatttaatacttatatatatgtataacacatataaagcatttagaaagtaatagttaacaaataatcaaagaaatgaatagttattttgatgtttaattccttgaaattgtgtatttatcagcaattacgtggatttatcaaagtcgatcgtgagccacacgttccgtacacatacgatctcacttgagcatgttcccgtattcaggtccaaaacgatgtatTACATCTCAATtatcatcaaacaaaacttgaaatgatatagcagtacttagttatttcatacttctaaattaatcatCTCATAAATCCAGAGTGctgccagaaactgataacgttcaacttgtttatttacggaagctgtaacagcacgcatgcgcaattaggcCCCCAATTAGgcaagggtaacactaatgccttgatctcgtgcggcagtcactgaccaactggccATATAAAATACGTTTCGACTGTGAAAACGACCGGGGTACTCTTATTTATCGtctgcactgtagatttatccattacacatgttaattcattgaCAAAAAAGGTGTGACTAGCACGACGACAGCAgacttgtttccgtactgtatacaaaatggcggcctgtgttacattacgtagCAGTCAGCTTACCTGTCAATCTTTttataattgagcttaattagctttgtataTTCGTGGACAGATACCACAAGAGATCATACCTGCATGAAAATCATAAGGTAATTGAGGGTAGGATTACtagtaattattttgtttgtacaacagcgtagatgggaccgctacaatttgcaagctgactaggcctgtcgcggtataatgtaaacaacctgtcaatccaatgtgtcaaatctgaccggtgattccaattaaatgtggtaaataagctttcataagtaacaaattcctatcatcttatgctttagaattcatctaccgctcagttgaatattgaaaaaaaaaattgttcattttttttgtttttttgaaaatgaacctcaaaaacgtacctgcgcactatacgcgagtgcgcactatacccgaatatttacggtaattaaaatatttgtaacGATAACGGTTTTTAAATAAAGCATCCCACAACACCTTTAGGAACTGATTTGCAAAATCTGGCTCAGATTTAGACTAATGAAGCTGTATTATATTTGAAATCCCAAATTTTGTACTGTTTTGATTATGTCAAAATTTGATACTCATACACACAAGAAAATTCCTGTTTTAAGAGTGATTGTATCTATCGACAACCTAAACCTGAACTCAGTATGGTTGTTCCTTTTCCATCTGAGAGCACCATTACCAAGTTTGAGATTAATGCTGCCATTCGTTGTCAGGTTAGAGAGGAAGAAGGAAACAGGTTGGAGTAGACACCATGTTTAAGTTAACAGTTTAGCTAGCATTATATTGTCTGTCTCCTGACTACCACCAGACTACAGAACCAGGTGGTAAGAGTTGTACAGATTAATTTTGCATCACCTGATATGACAAGCAGTTTACTGTAGTCACAGTATGGATGCTTTTTTTTGTCTACTCCTTAATTACTTAATCTAgggaaattccttaacttaaaatgtTATCATATCCAATAATACTTTCCTATAGAAAACTTTAAGATACAAAAGAAACTTGGGCCTGTTACAGTAAATCTTCATAAGAAGTACTATAATCCAAATATATAGTCCCTGGAAATTTAAGTCGCTTAGTCTACCAGTAACTCATGATAAATGAAGCACTATCCGATTCCAAGGAAAATCAGTTATCTATTCATGAAGGCTGTCACTATTCCAACTCACCTGCTGCATGTTGGGATGGAGCATCTGGTTATGTGGGGGCATCATTGGTACGTTCATGAAGGGGGCAGCACCATAGGGAGTTGTGGGGGCCCCTAGTGGTCCAGCCTGTGTACCCGTCGCTAGGGGTAAATTGAATGGGGGTGGTGTTCCTGCATGGAATCCTTGTTTGTCAAATGCCTGAAAtgataaaagaaataatttgaaattcaCAATTGGTAATTTAATTGCAGTCTGCTACCTTTTATCAATGAATCTTTAAAAGCTCCTATATTAAATGCATCAATTTTGAAGAAAGCAACTctacatttaaatattgttcATCATTATAGAATTTACAAACAAGACTTTTTGTATGTAAAGCATTTTGAAATAAAGGGCTATGTTGTACACCAAAATCAAATTCTGGTTGATCTAATGTCATTAGACACACtcaaatttcaaaaaacaaTAAACTGTAAAATTTTCTTCAATAATGccacaacactgtcatatatatacatagcagAATATAGTCATTTTCATTCTGAATGTTCCAGTAAGGATTTCAATGAATGGCATCACAATCAAATGCACTCATCAATGTTTACACCATGTGGCATTGAAATTGTCATAaatttaacaatacaatataaaaattCCCCAAGCTAGTCCTGTGGAATGAAGCTAGGTGTTGATTTGTGCAATTTGATTTCTTTGTAATAATTTTTCTCTTACAAAATTGTTCACATTTTCTTCCAAGGGGATGTGCTGGTGCATGACAAGTACTTCCAGTAACCTGTTGATATTGGTAACCCTGAATGAAGTCTCATTAAAAGACTCATCAAAAATGTCATACCCAAGATTATAAAATTAATGTTCCTTCTCCAAACTCTTTGTTTACAGCTTGTTATAAAAAAAAGCATT
The sequence above is drawn from the Pecten maximus chromosome 9, xPecMax1.1, whole genome shotgun sequence genome and encodes:
- the LOC117335124 gene encoding monocarboxylate transporter 14-like, which translates into the protein MTEGDDIPRTEFNRYGCLLVGCSFMLRLISTGMSQSIGLIIRELIEEFQVGKSEANGIGSFNTGLMLLSGPLAGLVEHKLGIRVTVILGSLIASVGLACCMFVPSFHVLYVTYGVITGFGFSLLSLSSMVPINIYFHERRTLANGLSNIGGGVGTSVFPFVIAWLMEEYGWRGLYLILSGVSLQGVIVGLLLKGNYRNPIKNAHLNKNGGEGERQDEQSILQKIKALYTNKYFVLYGVLSFCVDMVILVPFFMIPIIAAAIGLSSRQQAMIITAAGIASIFLRPAIGIVVDRIKAYTVTVMGISAIILGVSTLGLLYLQNYAAYIVYGCILGTTHGTYLLLKPIVLVDIVGKESYALGLGFFRLFSGTAVITGPPIAGWIMDIRGHFDWLCYYGLAVFTFGGCLLIIFNFFLRRRHIEQEETDYIVVSQVDIADNPANTDISFTTEKTSLKSEKQANTP